The segment AGCACCGACGGCAAACTGATCTACGCCTACGTCACCTACACGCTCGTGCTGATCACCTATGCCGCGATCAACACGCCCTACGGCGCGCTCATGGGCGTGATGTCGCCGTCGTCGGAGGATCGCACCTCGCTTTCGACGTATCGCTTCGCGTGCGCGTTCACCGGCGCGCTGCTCATCGGCTGGCTCGTGCCGTGGTTGAAGGACGCGCTCACCGGCGTGACGGGCAACCCGGCGATCGGATTTCGGAACACCATGTGGATCTTCGCCGCCGTGTCGGTGGGCATGTTCTTCTACACCTTCGCCAACACGCGGGAGCGCGTCGCCCCGCCGCCCACGCAGAAATCCTCGTTGCGCGAGGACATCGGCGACCTGATGCGCAATCCGCCCTGGTTGATCCTTTTCTTCGTCGCGTTCCTCAACCTCACCAACGTCGGGATGCGCAGCGGCTCGGGTATCTACTACTTCAAGTATTGCGTCGGCAACGAGGCCGCGCTCGGCACCTTCAATCTCGTCGGGTTCCTCTGCTTCATCGCCGGCGCGCTCTCGACCAAGCTCCTGCTGCGTCTGTTGCCGCGGCGCGGGTTGATGATCACATGCACGGTCGTGAACGCGCTCACCATGGCAGCGTTCTACTTCGTCGATCCGCATTCGACCGTGTTGCTCTACGTGCTGAACATCGTCGGGCAGTTCGTGGCCGGGCCCACGCCCGCCATCGTGTGGTCGATGTATGCGGACACGGCCGACTACGGCGAGTGGAAGAACGGTCGCCGCGCCACCGGGCTCGTGTTCTCCGCCACCGTGTTCGCGCAGAAAGTCGGCCTCGCGATCGGTTCGGCGATGCTGGGCTGGATGCTCAGCTACTACGGTTTCGTGGCCAACGCGGCGCAATCCCCGCGCGCGATCCACGGCATCACGATCCTGTTCAGCCTGCTGCCGGCGCTCTTCGGCGGACTGAGCGGACTGGCGATCCTGTTCTATAAAATCGACGAGCCGCTCGTGAAACAGATCGAGCGCGACCTCGCCGCGCGGAAAGCCGCGCCGGCGACCGCGGTCTCCACCTCCTAGCCACCGGCTGGGATGGGGACGCGACGCCCTCTTCTCGTGTTTGCGCTGGAACCCACACTTCTGACCGTTTCGCCCATGAAACATCTTCCCTGGCTGCTCTTGTTCCTCGCCGCCGCCGGTTTCGCCGCGGCGGCAGACTCCGACTCCGCCGCCCCCGCCACCGCGTCAAAGCCCGCCGGCTGGCAGCTCGTTTGGTCCGACGAGTTCGATCGCGACGGACTGCCGGATCCCGCCCGCTGGAGTTACGACGTGGGCGGACACGGCTGGGGCAACCGCGAGCTCCAGTTCTACACCGACGCCCGCGCCGAAAATGCCCGCATCGAAAACGGGCGGTTGATCATCGAAGCGCGGCGCGAGCCCTGGCAGGAGAAGAACTACACGTCGGCGCGGCTTGTGACGAAGGGCCACGGCGACTGGCTCTATGGCCGGTTCGAGATCCGCGCCAAGCTGCCGCAGGGCGTGGGCACCTGGCCCGCGATCTGGATGCTGCCGACGACTTGGGACCTCGGTGACGGCGGCTGGCCCGACAATGGCGAGATCGATATCATGGAGCACGTCGGCTACGACCCCGGCGTCATCCACGTCTCGACGCACAGTCAGAAATACCAGTGGCAGAAAAACACGCAGCGCACGGCAACGATGAACGTGCCCGATGCGATGAGCGCGTTCCACATCTACGCGCTCGAATGGGATGGCGAGGAGATCCGCGGCTACATCGACGACCGGCATTACTTCACCTCCCGCAAAGATGGCGGCGATTGGAAGTCGTGGCCCTTCTTCCGTCCCTTCCATCTGGTGCTGAATCTGGCCATCGGCGGTGCGTGGGGCGGCGTCAAGGGCGTGGACAATTCCATTTTCCCGCAGCGGATGGAAATCGACTACGTGCGGGTCTACGAGCGGCCCCACGCGCAGCCGTGAGTGGCGCCGGATTATTGTAGGGCGGGGTCTCCTGACCCCGCCTAGGGCGAAAACCGGCGGGGTGCGGATCCGACCCAACACCTGAAGCATCGCCCGCGTTCAAACTGCTTTTCGTATGCCGTTCAAAATCCTTCCCTGGCTCCGTCGCTTCGCGCAGTGCGGCCTTTTCCTCGTTTCGGTGTTCACCCTTGCCCCCGTGGCCACCGCGTCGGTCTCGATTTATCCCCTCCGGCCCGATGATCCGCAGGCGGTCTACGCTACGCGTGAAGCATTCGGTGTTCACGCTGACGGACTCGGCGACGATTCCGCCGCGCTGCAGCGCGCAATCGATCAGGTGCAGGAAACGACGCGGCGTGGAATCGTGTTCTTGCCCGAAGGCCGCTACCGTCTCACCCGCGCGCTGCAGGTGTGGAGCGGAATCCGTTTGATTGGCTACGGGGCGAATCGGCCGGTGCTCGTGCTCGGCGCCAACACACCAGGCTACCAAGACGGCGCCGGAAAATATCTCGTCCATTTCGTGAGCGATCGACCCGCGACGCCCGATCTGCCGGTCCGCGACGCGAACCCCGGCACGTTTTACTCGGGAATCAGCAACGTCGACATCGAGATCGGGCCGGGAAATCCCGCCGCGGTCGGCGTGCGCGCGCACTTCGCGCAGCACTGCCATCTTGCGCACATGGAATTTCGGATCGGCGAAGGCCGCGCGGGTGTCGAGGAAGTCGGCAACGAGGCCGAGGACCTGCAGTTTCACGGTGGCGAGTTCGGAATCACCCTGCACAAACCGTCGCCGAGCTGGCCGTTCGTGTTGCTCGACTCATCGTTTGTCGGCCAGCGGCAGGCGGCGATCGAAACGGAGGAGGGCGGGCTCACATTGATTCGCGTGCGAATGGCGGACGTGGCGACGGCGGTGGTGGTCCGGCCGGAGCGCGCCGAGGAACTGTTCATGAAGGATTGCCGGCTCGAGCGGATCAGCGGTCCGGCGCTCGTGATCAGCGACGAGCGGAGTGCGCGCACGCAGATCAATCTGCAGAACGTGGTGTGCGCCGATGTGCCGCGGCTGGCGCGTTTCCGCGAGAGTGGCCGCGAGATCGCAGGTCGGGCGGAGCACTATCGTGTGCAGGAGTTTTCGCACGGATTGCAGGTCACTGATCTCGGCGCGATGCCGAGAATCCACACGACCAGCGTGCTCGAGCCGCTGGAGGCGCTGCCGGCGTTGGTCGAGTCCGACATTTCCCCACTGCCGCCAATGGCCAGCTGGGTGGACGTGCGCACGCTGGGCGCGAAGGGCGATGGCGTCAGCGATGACACCGCGGCCTTGCGCGCCGCGATCGCGCAGCACCGTACGATTTATCTGCCAAGTGGCCGGTATCGCGTCACCGAGCCGATTCTGCTCCGGCCCGACACGGTGCTGGTAGGGCTGAGCCCGATCACCACGCAGATCGTGATCGATGATTTCACTGCGGCGTTTCAG is part of the Opitutus terrae PB90-1 genome and harbors:
- a CDS encoding MFS transporter, whose amino-acid sequence is MNPPVSTPAPVPRLSFREKFAYGLGDTASNFYFQAFNLFLVYYYTDIFGLQSTSVGTLMFITPILVAVLNPVIGAIADRTNSRWGKFRPYILWGAIPYGLLGVLMFANPNLSTDGKLIYAYVTYTLVLITYAAINTPYGALMGVMSPSSEDRTSLSTYRFACAFTGALLIGWLVPWLKDALTGVTGNPAIGFRNTMWIFAAVSVGMFFYTFANTRERVAPPPTQKSSLREDIGDLMRNPPWLILFFVAFLNLTNVGMRSGSGIYYFKYCVGNEAALGTFNLVGFLCFIAGALSTKLLLRLLPRRGLMITCTVVNALTMAAFYFVDPHSTVLLYVLNIVGQFVAGPTPAIVWSMYADTADYGEWKNGRRATGLVFSATVFAQKVGLAIGSAMLGWMLSYYGFVANAAQSPRAIHGITILFSLLPALFGGLSGLAILFYKIDEPLVKQIERDLAARKAAPATAVSTS
- a CDS encoding glycoside hydrolase family 16 protein → MKHLPWLLLFLAAAGFAAAADSDSAAPATASKPAGWQLVWSDEFDRDGLPDPARWSYDVGGHGWGNRELQFYTDARAENARIENGRLIIEARREPWQEKNYTSARLVTKGHGDWLYGRFEIRAKLPQGVGTWPAIWMLPTTWDLGDGGWPDNGEIDIMEHVGYDPGVIHVSTHSQKYQWQKNTQRTATMNVPDAMSAFHIYALEWDGEEIRGYIDDRHYFTSRKDGGDWKSWPFFRPFHLVLNLAIGGAWGGVKGVDNSIFPQRMEIDYVRVYERPHAQP